A genomic stretch from Achromobacter spanius includes:
- a CDS encoding ABC transporter permease, whose amino-acid sequence MKLILERRPEPSRMALALAPIAAILFTLAICTLLVAWAGAPVGRTYALLFEGAFGSRFALSETLTRATPLMLTGLACAVAFRARFYNIGAEGQLYLGALAAVAIGGLHDGTGFDLPVPVLFGGMMLAAALAGALLLLIPALLKTRLGVDEVVTTLLGNFIVLLFVSMMLDGPMKDPMAMGWPQSVALNGDLELGKLIERTRAHTGLLWAAGLALGLWLLNRYTVFGFQMRAVGANAHASRFLGLPVNRVMLGTAMLSGALAGLAGAIEVAGRTGYVTLDMSPGYGYTGVVVAMLAGLHPLGVILASIFVAGMLVGADSMSRAIAVPNYIADVIVATSLLAMLVATLFAQYRLRRNLA is encoded by the coding sequence ATGAAACTGATCCTGGAACGCCGCCCCGAGCCCAGCCGCATGGCGCTGGCCTTGGCCCCCATCGCGGCCATCCTCTTCACTCTGGCCATCTGCACCTTGCTGGTGGCCTGGGCCGGCGCGCCCGTGGGCCGCACCTACGCGCTGCTGTTCGAAGGCGCGTTCGGCTCGCGCTTCGCGCTGTCTGAAACGCTGACCCGCGCCACCCCGCTGATGTTGACGGGCCTGGCCTGTGCCGTGGCGTTTCGCGCGCGCTTCTACAACATCGGCGCCGAAGGCCAGTTGTATCTGGGCGCGCTAGCGGCGGTGGCCATCGGTGGCCTGCATGACGGCACCGGTTTCGATCTGCCGGTGCCCGTGCTGTTCGGCGGCATGATGCTGGCGGCGGCCCTGGCCGGCGCCTTGCTGCTGCTGATTCCCGCGCTGCTGAAAACCCGGCTGGGCGTGGATGAAGTCGTCACCACCTTGCTGGGCAACTTCATCGTGCTGCTGTTCGTGTCCATGATGCTGGACGGCCCTATGAAAGACCCGATGGCGATGGGCTGGCCGCAATCCGTGGCGCTGAACGGCGACCTGGAACTGGGCAAGCTGATCGAACGCACGCGCGCGCATACCGGGCTGTTGTGGGCGGCCGGGCTGGCGCTGGGCTTGTGGCTGCTGAACCGCTACACGGTCTTCGGCTTCCAGATGCGGGCCGTGGGCGCCAACGCGCATGCCTCGCGCTTTCTGGGCCTGCCGGTCAACCGCGTGATGCTGGGCACCGCGATGCTGTCGGGCGCGCTGGCCGGTCTGGCAGGCGCCATTGAAGTGGCGGGCCGCACCGGCTACGTCACGCTGGACATGTCGCCGGGCTACGGCTACACCGGCGTCGTCGTCGCCATGCTGGCCGGCCTGCATCCGCTGGGCGTGATCCTGGCCAGCATCTTTGTGGCCGGCATGCTGGTGGGGGCCGACAGCATGAGCCGCGCCATTGCCGTGCCGAACTACATCGCCGACGTCATCGTCGCCACTTCGTTGCTTGCCATGCTGGTCGCGACGCTATTCGCGCAGTACCGCCTGCGCCGCAATCTGGCTTGA
- a CDS encoding ABC transporter ATP-binding protein, with protein MNQAPLALQLTGITKRFGSLTANDDISLTLRQGEVLALLGENGAGKSTLVSILFGHYLADAGSIDVFGKPLPPGRPDAALAAGVGMVHQHFTLADNLTVLDNIMVGTESLWKLASGRGKARKRLVELGQRFGLGVDPDARVGGLSVGEKQRVEILKALYRGARVLILDEPTAVLTPQEVQDLFATLRGFVDDGLAVIFISHKLDEVMAVSRRVAVLRQGKLVAERDTAATSPAELAELMVGRKVVMPRAEAVAAGEQAAPVVTLSQVTVRDSRAGAPRLDSLDLTVHKHEIVAIAGVAGNGQQALVSVLTGLAQPSDGTIRLGAEHAPAPTSPAGWTAARVGRIPEDRHGEGMIGDSPLWENAIVEDLKDKRFARYGLIRARAGRAYAASLAKQFDVRAASLDVRTRSLSGGNMQKLILGRTLAREPRFIVADQPTWGLDIGAVAYVREQLLAARARGAGVLLVSEDLEEIFALADRIAVLCGGKLVAIKPVADWTPATVGLAMTGTRA; from the coding sequence ATGAACCAAGCGCCTCTCGCCCTGCAACTGACGGGGATCACCAAACGCTTCGGCAGCCTGACGGCCAACGACGATATCTCGCTGACGCTGCGGCAGGGCGAGGTCTTGGCACTGCTGGGCGAGAACGGCGCCGGCAAATCGACGCTGGTGTCGATTCTGTTCGGCCACTATCTGGCGGACGCCGGCAGCATCGATGTGTTCGGCAAGCCCTTGCCGCCCGGCCGGCCCGACGCCGCGCTGGCGGCGGGCGTGGGCATGGTGCATCAGCACTTCACCCTGGCCGACAACCTGACCGTGCTGGACAACATCATGGTCGGCACGGAATCGCTGTGGAAGCTGGCGTCCGGCCGTGGCAAGGCACGCAAACGCCTGGTTGAACTGGGTCAACGCTTTGGCCTGGGCGTGGACCCGGATGCGCGCGTGGGCGGCTTGTCCGTCGGTGAAAAGCAGCGCGTTGAAATCCTGAAGGCGCTGTACCGTGGCGCGCGCGTGCTGATCCTGGACGAACCCACCGCGGTGCTGACGCCGCAGGAAGTGCAGGACCTGTTCGCCACGCTGCGCGGTTTTGTCGACGACGGCCTGGCTGTCATCTTCATCTCGCACAAGCTGGACGAAGTGATGGCCGTGTCGCGCCGCGTGGCGGTGCTGCGCCAGGGCAAGCTGGTGGCCGAACGCGACACCGCAGCCACCAGCCCCGCCGAACTTGCGGAACTGATGGTCGGGCGCAAGGTGGTCATGCCGCGCGCCGAAGCGGTGGCCGCCGGCGAACAAGCGGCGCCCGTGGTGACGCTGTCGCAGGTCACCGTGCGCGACAGCCGCGCTGGCGCGCCGCGCCTGGACAGCCTGGACCTGACCGTTCACAAACATGAAATCGTGGCAATCGCGGGCGTGGCCGGCAACGGCCAGCAGGCGCTGGTGTCGGTCTTGACCGGCTTGGCCCAACCGTCCGACGGCACGATCCGGCTGGGCGCGGAACACGCCCCCGCGCCCACGTCGCCTGCCGGCTGGACCGCGGCCCGCGTGGGCCGCATCCCAGAGGATCGCCACGGCGAAGGCATGATCGGCGACAGCCCGCTCTGGGAAAACGCCATCGTCGAAGACCTGAAGGACAAGCGCTTCGCACGCTACGGTTTGATCCGCGCGCGCGCGGGCCGGGCATACGCCGCATCGCTGGCCAAGCAGTTCGACGTGCGCGCGGCGTCGCTGGACGTACGCACGCGCAGCCTGTCGGGCGGCAATATGCAGAAGCTGATCCTGGGACGCACGCTGGCGCGCGAACCGCGCTTCATCGTGGCCGACCAACCCACCTGGGGCCTGGACATCGGCGCCGTGGCCTATGTGCGCGAGCAGTTGCTGGCCGCCCGCGCGCGTGGCGCCGGCGTGCTGCTGGTGTCCGAAGACCTGGAAGAAATCTTCGCCCTGGCCGACCGCATCGCCGTGCTGTGCGGCGGCAAGCTCGTCGCCATCAAGCCGGTGGCCGACTGGACGCCCGCCACTGTCGGCCTGGCCATGACGGGAACCCGCGCGTGA
- a CDS encoding BMP family protein — translation MKSLSTPSAGGIARRGLLKLAAAAATGALLFSGAVQAQAPAKTKVAAIYTVPVEQQWVSRIHKALTAARDRGEIDYTFSENVTNADYERVMRQYAEQGNKLVVGEAFAVESAARKVAKDYPQTAFLMGSSGKPQQPNFSVFDNYIQEPAYLTGMIAGGMSQSGKIGLVGGYPIPEVNRLMHAFIEGAKEVNPKAEFTVTFIGSWFDPPKAKEAAFAMIDKGADVLYAERFGVSDAAKERGKLAIGNVIDTQPQYPETVVASALWSMEPTINEALKQIKAGTFKADDYGQYSLMKYKGSSLAPLGTFEKKIPAELVAKVEAKQKAILDGSFTVKVNDKEPKSSAR, via the coding sequence ATGAAATCCCTGTCCACCCCGTCCGCTGGCGGCATTGCCCGCCGTGGGCTGCTCAAGCTGGCCGCGGCCGCCGCGACCGGCGCGCTGCTGTTCTCGGGCGCAGTGCAAGCCCAGGCGCCCGCCAAGACCAAGGTTGCCGCCATCTATACGGTGCCGGTCGAGCAGCAATGGGTGTCGCGCATCCACAAGGCGCTGACGGCTGCGCGCGACCGTGGCGAGATCGACTACACGTTCTCGGAAAACGTCACCAACGCCGACTACGAGCGCGTCATGCGCCAGTACGCCGAGCAGGGCAACAAGCTGGTGGTGGGTGAAGCCTTCGCGGTGGAATCCGCCGCCCGCAAGGTGGCCAAGGACTATCCGCAAACCGCCTTCCTGATGGGCTCCTCGGGCAAGCCGCAGCAACCCAACTTCTCGGTGTTCGACAACTACATCCAGGAACCCGCCTACCTGACCGGCATGATCGCCGGCGGCATGAGCCAAAGCGGCAAGATCGGCCTGGTTGGCGGCTACCCCATCCCGGAAGTGAACCGCCTGATGCACGCCTTCATCGAAGGCGCCAAGGAAGTGAACCCGAAGGCCGAATTCACCGTGACCTTCATCGGCTCGTGGTTTGATCCCCCGAAGGCCAAGGAAGCCGCCTTCGCCATGATCGACAAGGGCGCGGACGTGCTGTACGCCGAGCGCTTCGGCGTGTCGGATGCCGCCAAGGAACGCGGCAAGCTGGCCATCGGCAACGTGATCGACACGCAGCCGCAGTACCCCGAAACCGTGGTGGCATCGGCCCTGTGGAGCATGGAGCCCACCATCAACGAGGCGCTCAAGCAGATCAAGGCCGGCACGTTCAAGGCCGACGACTATGGCCAGTACTCGCTGATGAAGTACAAGGGCTCGTCGCTGGCGCCGCTGGGCACCTTTGAAAAGAAGATTCCCGCCGAGCTCGTCGCCAAGGTTGAAGCCAAGCAGAAGGCCATTCTGGACGGCAGCTTCACCGTCAAGGTCAACGATAAAGAACCCAAGTCCTCGGCACGATGA
- a CDS encoding DedA family protein/thiosulfate sulfurtransferase GlpE, whose product MQDIQLLLEQYGGWLVFANVLVEQAGLPVPAYPMLIAAGALGGAAGWLTPWLAATVACLLADTLWYVAGRRYGARLLGVVCKMSLSQDSCIRQTQRLYLRIGVRALLVCKFLPGAGALSTVMAGLTGTAYRRFLLYDLAGAMIWAGSGLLLGGLFHSVINDVLDVLGTYGPMGLGVLGAVLALYILARFLRRRLLLRSLRVIPRVSVDELMQWRQDGRNTLVFDVRPDVQRDAARIPGAIAVDLKAPLPTLDAQALESDIVVYCACPNEVSAALLASRLRAAGYPKTWALRGGFEAWTERNHEA is encoded by the coding sequence ATGCAAGACATTCAATTGCTGCTCGAGCAGTACGGCGGGTGGCTGGTGTTCGCCAACGTCCTGGTCGAACAGGCGGGCCTGCCCGTGCCTGCCTACCCCATGCTGATTGCCGCGGGCGCGTTGGGCGGCGCGGCGGGTTGGCTGACGCCCTGGCTGGCCGCCACCGTGGCCTGCCTGTTGGCGGACACGCTTTGGTATGTGGCGGGTCGGCGCTATGGCGCGCGGCTGCTGGGCGTGGTGTGCAAGATGTCCTTGTCGCAGGACTCCTGCATCCGCCAGACGCAGCGGCTGTATTTGCGCATTGGTGTGCGGGCCTTGCTGGTCTGCAAGTTCCTGCCCGGCGCGGGCGCGCTGTCCACCGTCATGGCGGGCCTGACCGGCACGGCCTACCGCCGCTTCCTGCTGTATGACCTGGCGGGCGCCATGATCTGGGCGGGCTCCGGCTTGCTGCTGGGGGGCCTGTTCCACAGCGTGATCAACGATGTGCTGGACGTGCTGGGCACCTACGGCCCGATGGGGTTGGGCGTGCTGGGGGCGGTGCTGGCGCTGTACATCCTGGCGCGATTCCTGCGCCGCCGGCTTCTGTTGCGCAGCCTGCGCGTCATTCCCCGCGTGTCCGTCGACGAACTCATGCAATGGCGCCAAGATGGCCGCAACACGCTGGTCTTCGACGTGCGGCCCGACGTGCAGCGTGATGCCGCGCGCATACCCGGCGCCATCGCCGTGGATTTGAAGGCGCCCTTGCCCACGCTGGACGCGCAAGCGCTGGAGTCCGACATCGTGGTCTATTGCGCCTGCCCCAACGAAGTCTCGGCAGCACTGCTGGCCTCGCGCTTGCGCGCGGCGGGGTATCCGAAGACCTGGGCGCTGCGGGGCGGCTTCGAGGCGTGGACGGAACGCAATCACGAGGCCTGA
- the panE gene encoding 2-dehydropantoate 2-reductase — protein MRLLFLGAGGTGGYFGGRAAQAGADVTFLVREPRAARLREQGLRIQSPLGDVTLHPKLVTQQTLQGAYDVIVLSCKAYDLASAIDAIRPAVGPDTAVLPIMNGVLQYDVLDREFEPHRVLGGLCQINATLGPEGEVVHLGKHANIVFGERAGPARSERCVALEQALAGGEYVSRLSEDIHQDMWEKYVMLTTLAAATCLMRGSIGQIASTDDGIDILKSLLQESQSVAAASGHAVRPEADAFVQNLISDRTQPMTASMFRDLRQGLPVEADHIVGDMVNRARTLGVNATYLRVAYSHLQVYQAQRAAA, from the coding sequence ATGCGGTTGTTGTTCTTGGGTGCTGGCGGCACCGGTGGATATTTTGGTGGGCGCGCGGCGCAGGCTGGCGCGGATGTGACCTTTCTGGTGCGCGAGCCACGCGCGGCGCGTCTGCGTGAACAAGGGTTGCGCATCCAGAGCCCGCTTGGCGATGTCACGCTGCACCCGAAGCTGGTTACGCAACAGACCTTGCAGGGCGCGTATGACGTGATTGTGCTGAGCTGCAAGGCGTATGACCTGGCCAGCGCCATCGATGCCATCCGCCCCGCGGTCGGCCCGGATACGGCGGTGCTGCCCATCATGAACGGCGTGCTGCAGTACGACGTGCTGGATCGCGAGTTCGAGCCGCATCGCGTGCTGGGCGGCCTGTGCCAGATCAACGCCACGCTTGGCCCCGAAGGCGAAGTGGTGCACCTGGGCAAGCACGCGAATATTGTCTTTGGCGAACGCGCCGGCCCGGCCCGCAGTGAACGTTGCGTGGCGTTGGAGCAGGCGCTGGCCGGGGGTGAATACGTCAGCCGCCTTAGTGAAGACATCCATCAGGACATGTGGGAAAAGTACGTCATGCTGACCACGCTGGCGGCCGCCACGTGTCTGATGCGCGGGTCGATCGGCCAGATCGCGTCCACCGATGACGGTATCGACATCCTGAAAAGCCTGTTGCAGGAATCGCAGTCCGTGGCGGCGGCGTCCGGCCATGCCGTGCGGCCTGAGGCCGATGCGTTTGTGCAGAACCTGATCAGCGACCGCACGCAGCCCATGACGGCTTCCATGTTCCGCGATTTGCGCCAAGGCCTGCCGGTCGAGGCCGATCACATCGTGGGCGACATGGTCAACCGCGCCCGAACCTTGGGCGTGAATGCAACGTATCTGCGCGTGGCGTATTCGCACTTGCAGGTCTATCAAGCGCAACGGGCGGCAGCTTGA
- a CDS encoding NAD(P)-dependent oxidoreductase yields the protein MKIALIGISGRVGSRVADELLKRGHQVTGIARNPADVNTQPGLSVQQGDATDPETLTPLLTGHDAVVSATRFVSTDAKPLLAAVKNAGVPRLLVVGGAGSLQVAPGMLLIDTPEFPDAYKPEARAGVVFLDTLRQEKVLNWTFLSPSAMFEPGERTGAFRVGDDTLLADEEGKSWISMEDYAIALADEIESPQHARRRFTVGY from the coding sequence ATGAAAATCGCATTGATCGGCATTTCGGGCCGCGTCGGCTCGCGCGTGGCGGACGAACTGCTCAAGCGCGGCCACCAGGTGACGGGCATCGCCCGCAACCCGGCCGACGTCAACACCCAGCCAGGCTTGAGCGTGCAACAGGGCGACGCCACCGACCCTGAAACCCTGACCCCCCTGCTGACCGGCCACGATGCCGTGGTCAGCGCCACGCGCTTTGTGTCCACCGACGCCAAGCCCTTGCTGGCCGCCGTGAAGAACGCCGGCGTGCCGCGCCTGCTGGTGGTGGGCGGCGCGGGCAGCCTGCAAGTGGCGCCCGGCATGCTGCTGATCGACACCCCCGAATTCCCGGACGCGTACAAGCCCGAGGCGCGCGCGGGCGTCGTCTTCCTGGACACGCTGCGCCAGGAAAAAGTGCTGAACTGGACCTTCCTGTCGCCATCGGCAATGTTTGAACCCGGTGAGCGTACCGGGGCATTCCGGGTCGGCGATGACACCCTGCTGGCCGACGAGGAAGGCAAAAGCTGGATCTCGATGGAAGACTACGCGATTGCGTTGGCCGACGAGATCGAATCCCCCCAACACGCCCGCCGCCGCTTCACGGTCGGGTATTGA
- a CDS encoding flavin reductase family protein — MSPIEPVELPRSYLLLNHGPSVLVTSAHGAARNVMAAAWAMPLDFNPAKMLVVVDKNTYTRELIEASGEFALCIPSRAQAAATLKVGSESGRDVDKFKACGLNTFAASKIGAPLVSDCLGWLECKVVPEPHNQQAYDLFIGEVVAAWAAPDVFSQNRWHFPEDERRSIHYLAGGSFFATGEAFNVSESE, encoded by the coding sequence ATGTCCCCTATCGAACCCGTCGAACTGCCTCGCTCTTATCTGCTTCTGAACCATGGGCCCTCGGTGCTTGTCACCAGTGCCCATGGCGCGGCGCGCAACGTCATGGCCGCGGCCTGGGCGATGCCCTTGGACTTCAACCCGGCCAAGATGCTGGTGGTGGTGGACAAGAACACCTACACGCGCGAATTGATCGAGGCGTCCGGCGAGTTCGCACTGTGCATTCCGTCGCGCGCGCAGGCGGCCGCCACGCTGAAAGTGGGTTCGGAATCGGGCCGGGATGTGGACAAGTTCAAGGCGTGTGGCTTGAACACGTTTGCGGCCAGCAAGATCGGCGCGCCATTGGTCAGCGACTGCCTGGGCTGGTTGGAATGCAAGGTGGTGCCCGAGCCGCACAACCAACAGGCTTATGATTTGTTCATTGGCGAAGTCGTCGCCGCGTGGGCCGCGCCGGATGTGTTCTCTCAAAACCGCTGGCACTTTCCCGAAGACGAGCGGCGTTCGATCCACTACCTGGCGGGCGGCTCATTTTTTGCCACCGGCGAAGCCTTCAACGTTTCAGAATCGGAGTAG
- a CDS encoding nucleoside 2-deoxyribosyltransferase: MRSVYLAGFDVFLPDAAAHGQRLKALCATYGFDGLFPLDNAAPKDLSGPALAQWIYRENVALIRRADMVMANLNTFRGAEPDSGTAFEVGYAIACGKPVWGYTSQAGSLIDQVAVGAAADDGASRMVDAEGYTVEDFGLNLNLMLACSARIVVGKASDCLALMAAEASR, encoded by the coding sequence ATGCGCAGCGTGTATCTCGCGGGGTTCGACGTATTCCTGCCCGATGCCGCGGCGCATGGCCAGCGCCTGAAGGCGCTATGCGCCACCTACGGATTCGACGGCCTGTTTCCCTTGGACAACGCGGCACCCAAGGACTTGTCGGGGCCCGCGCTGGCGCAATGGATCTATCGCGAAAACGTCGCGTTGATCCGCCGCGCCGACATGGTGATGGCTAACCTGAATACCTTTCGTGGCGCCGAGCCTGATTCGGGCACGGCCTTCGAGGTGGGCTACGCCATTGCCTGTGGCAAGCCGGTCTGGGGCTACACCAGCCAGGCCGGGTCGCTGATCGATCAGGTGGCGGTGGGGGCGGCGGCGGACGACGGCGCGTCACGCATGGTGGATGCCGAGGGCTATACGGTGGAAGACTTTGGCCTGAACCTGAATTTGATGCTGGCATGCAGCGCGCGCATCGTCGTGGGTAAAGCGTCGGACTGCCTGGCCCTGATGGCGGCAGAGGCCAGCCGGTGA
- a CDS encoding TetR/AcrR family transcriptional regulator has product MTAIPQPRKSPRQLRSQHTVDTILQATARILATHGYAGTNTNLIAETAGVSVGSLYQYFPNKNALIAALHQRHDNDMLDVIDEVLNSNPAATLKERVAAIVQAMLHAHLLEPALHRVLEREFPLFDTPREHSLADQDIHRRMRHLLELHRAEIAQQDRDLATYVVLRIMESLVHAAALEPPVGFSTEQLEQAVVDAVMGYLGTPVAKKATRKRAAK; this is encoded by the coding sequence ATGACCGCTATCCCTCAGCCCCGAAAATCACCGCGCCAGCTCAGGTCCCAGCACACCGTCGACACGATCCTGCAGGCCACGGCTCGCATTTTGGCCACGCACGGCTATGCGGGAACCAACACCAATCTGATCGCCGAAACGGCTGGGGTCAGCGTCGGGTCGCTGTACCAGTATTTTCCGAACAAGAACGCGCTGATCGCCGCGCTGCATCAGCGCCACGACAACGACATGCTGGATGTCATCGACGAGGTGCTGAACAGCAACCCTGCCGCGACCTTGAAAGAACGCGTGGCCGCCATCGTGCAGGCCATGCTGCACGCGCATCTGCTGGAACCGGCCCTGCACCGGGTGCTTGAACGCGAGTTTCCGCTGTTCGACACGCCGCGCGAACACAGCCTGGCCGACCAGGATATCCACCGCCGCATGCGGCATCTGCTGGAGCTGCATCGGGCCGAGATCGCGCAACAAGACCGCGACCTGGCCACCTATGTGGTGCTGCGCATCATGGAGTCGTTAGTGCATGCGGCGGCGTTGGAGCCGCCCGTGGGGTTTTCCACCGAGCAGCTTGAGCAAGCCGTGGTGGACGCGGTGATGGGATATCTGGGTACACCGGTGGCCAAGAAGGCGACACGCAAAAGGGCGGCGAAGTAG
- a CDS encoding MFS transporter — MSNVSTAGAPPAAGEPVRSVFVQLSPLVVVVFIAFFMVGLPMPVLPLYVTGTLMMSALVVGVVAGLQFAAALLSRAYAGALADRQGAKRAVVVGCLLGAAAGVLYVLADALSARPQGALTALLAGRALMGCAESLIVTGALSWGVGRVGPQHAGRVMAWVGVAIYAAYALGAPAGMRLYAYAGFAGLAWATVVIPLAALALVLPQRAAPALGGVRTPFYRVLGMVLLPGLGLALTSVGFGVITAFVSLLFVQRGWDGAGWMFSAFGVGFILARVFFAGLPDKLGGARVALVCVLIEAVGQCLIWQSVTPMWAYAGACLTGAGYSLAFPAFGVEAVRRVPAASRGAAMGAYVAFLDVALGISGPLAGGLAGAQGVGAVYAMGGACALAAVFVALALRRPAR, encoded by the coding sequence ATGTCGAACGTATCGACGGCTGGGGCACCGCCCGCAGCCGGTGAACCCGTGCGCTCTGTATTTGTGCAGTTGTCGCCGTTGGTGGTGGTGGTGTTCATTGCATTTTTCATGGTCGGCCTGCCGATGCCGGTCTTGCCGCTCTACGTGACCGGCACGCTGATGATGAGCGCGCTGGTGGTGGGCGTGGTGGCCGGCCTGCAGTTTGCCGCCGCCCTGCTGTCGCGCGCCTATGCCGGCGCGCTGGCCGATCGCCAGGGCGCCAAGCGGGCGGTGGTGGTCGGCTGCCTGCTGGGGGCGGCGGCGGGTGTGCTGTATGTGCTGGCCGACGCCTTGTCGGCGCGGCCGCAAGGGGCGCTGACGGCGCTGTTGGCGGGCCGTGCGTTGATGGGCTGCGCCGAAAGTCTGATCGTCACCGGCGCGTTGAGCTGGGGCGTGGGCCGCGTGGGGCCGCAGCACGCGGGCCGCGTCATGGCCTGGGTGGGTGTCGCCATCTACGCCGCCTATGCCTTGGGCGCACCCGCCGGCATGCGGCTGTATGCCTATGCAGGCTTCGCGGGCCTGGCGTGGGCAACGGTCGTGATTCCGTTGGCGGCGCTGGCGCTGGTGTTGCCGCAACGCGCCGCGCCTGCGCTGGGTGGGGTGCGCACGCCCTTCTACCGGGTGCTGGGCATGGTGCTGTTGCCCGGTCTGGGGCTGGCCCTGACCAGTGTGGGATTCGGCGTGATCACCGCGTTTGTAAGCCTGCTGTTTGTGCAACGCGGCTGGGACGGCGCGGGATGGATGTTCAGCGCGTTCGGCGTGGGGTTCATTCTTGCCCGCGTCTTCTTCGCGGGTCTGCCTGACAAGCTGGGCGGCGCGCGCGTGGCGCTGGTGTGCGTGCTGATCGAGGCGGTGGGCCAGTGCCTGATCTGGCAAAGCGTCACGCCGATGTGGGCGTATGCCGGCGCATGCCTGACCGGCGCGGGCTATTCGCTGGCATTTCCGGCGTTCGGCGTCGAAGCGGTGCGGCGCGTGCCGGCGGCAAGCCGTGGCGCGGCCATGGGGGCGTATGTGGCGTTTCTGGACGTGGCGTTGGGTATCAGCGGCCCGCTGGCGGGCGGGCTGGCCGGCGCGCAAGGCGTGGGCGCCGTGTATGCGATGGGCGGCGCGTGCGCGTTGGCCGCGGTGTTCGTGGCCCTGGCGCTGCGGCGTCCGGCGCGGTAA
- the ribB gene encoding 3,4-dihydroxy-2-butanone-4-phosphate synthase, with protein MSTLNTPQSLPSLASQPFAARLQRALHHLRLGRPVILMDDFDRENEADLIVAADKLTVPVMAQLIRDGSGIVCLCLPGETLDRLELPPMVTRNQSRFATAFTVSIEAREGVSTGVSAVDRVTTIRAAISPSAQSDDIVSPGHVFPLRAQPGGVLTRRGHTEGSVDLAVLAGLRPAGVLCELMNADGTMMRGASLERYAAQHGLVALTIAELADHLQKLKDGNAEAVDDEVLEMAATV; from the coding sequence ATGTCCACCCTCAATACCCCGCAGTCCCTTCCCAGCCTGGCTTCGCAACCCTTTGCCGCGCGTTTACAACGCGCGCTGCATCATCTGCGCCTGGGCCGTCCGGTCATCCTCATGGACGACTTCGACCGCGAGAACGAAGCCGACCTGATCGTCGCCGCCGACAAGCTCACCGTGCCCGTCATGGCGCAGTTGATCCGCGACGGCAGCGGCATCGTCTGCCTGTGCCTGCCCGGCGAAACCCTGGACCGGCTGGAACTGCCGCCCATGGTCACGCGCAACCAAAGCCGCTTTGCCACCGCCTTCACCGTGTCCATCGAAGCGCGCGAAGGCGTCAGCACCGGCGTGTCGGCGGTTGACCGCGTCACCACCATCCGCGCCGCCATCTCGCCGTCGGCCCAAAGCGATGACATCGTCAGCCCCGGCCACGTGTTCCCGCTGCGCGCCCAACCCGGCGGCGTGCTGACGCGGCGTGGCCACACCGAAGGCTCGGTGGACCTGGCCGTGCTGGCCGGCCTGCGCCCCGCCGGCGTGCTGTGCGAACTGATGAACGCCGACGGCACCATGATGCGCGGCGCCTCGCTGGAGCGCTACGCGGCCCAGCACGGCCTGGTCGCGCTGACCATTGCCGAACTGGCCGACCATCTGCAAAAGCTGAAAGACGGCAACGCCGAAGCCGTGGACGACGAAGTCCTGGAAATGGCCGCCACCGTCTAA
- a CDS encoding SET domain-containing protein, with the protein MTTEATPIKPWHVVRRSKLHGNGVFAARKIPAGTRIIEYGGARISAKEADRRHPTNPDDPFHTFFFALSSGRVIDGGDEGNDARWINHSCEPNCEAQEGKHGKRVYIVALQDIARGTELSYDYGLVLDGRITKALKEGYRCLCGTPPCRGTMLALPKKKTAKKATQPATEKPPEKTTKPATKPATKPPIKKTTTKPARAGKSVP; encoded by the coding sequence ATGACCACCGAAGCCACCCCGATCAAGCCCTGGCATGTTGTCCGCCGCTCGAAGCTGCATGGCAACGGCGTCTTCGCCGCCCGCAAGATCCCCGCCGGCACACGCATCATCGAATACGGCGGCGCGCGCATCAGCGCCAAGGAAGCCGACCGGCGCCACCCCACCAACCCCGACGACCCCTTCCACACCTTCTTCTTCGCGCTCAGCTCGGGCCGCGTGATCGACGGCGGCGACGAAGGCAACGATGCCCGCTGGATCAACCACTCCTGTGAGCCCAACTGCGAGGCGCAGGAAGGCAAGCACGGCAAGCGCGTGTACATCGTCGCCTTGCAGGACATCGCGCGCGGCACCGAACTGTCGTATGACTACGGTCTGGTTCTGGACGGCCGCATCACCAAGGCGCTGAAGGAAGGCTACCGCTGCCTGTGCGGCACGCCGCCATGCCGGGGCACGATGCTGGCGCTGCCGAAGAAGAAGACGGCGAAGAAAGCGACGCAGCCGGCGACCGAGAAGCCGCCGGAGAAGACGACGAAGCCGGCGACGAAGCCGGCGACGAAGCCGCCAATCAAGAAGACGACGACCAAACCCGCCCGGGCCGGCAAATCCGTCCCCTGA